In Camelus dromedarius isolate mCamDro1 chromosome 4, mCamDro1.pat, whole genome shotgun sequence, the following are encoded in one genomic region:
- the ZEB2 gene encoding zinc finger E-box-binding homeobox 2 isoform X5 has translation MKQPIMADGPRCKRRKQANPRRKNVVNYDNVVDTGSETDEEDKLQIAEEDGIANPLDQERSPASVPNHESSPHVSQALLPREEEEDEIREGGVEHTWHSSDILQASVDGPVKNANCTSDFEEYFAKRKLEERDGHAVSIEEYLQRSDTAIIYPEAPEELSRLGTPEANGQEENDLPPGTPDAFAQLLTCPYCDRGYKRLTSLKEHIKYRHEKNEENFSCPLCSYTFAYRTQLERHMVTHKPGTDQHQMLTQGAGNRKFKCTECGKAFKYKHHLKEHLRIHSGEKPYECPNCKKRFSHSGSYSSHISSKKCIGLISVNGRMRNNIKTGSSPNSVSSSPTNSAITQLRNKLENGKPLSMSEQTGLLKIKTEPLDFNDYKVLMATHGFSGTSPFMNGALGATSPLGVHSSAQSPMQHLGVGMEAPLLGFPTMNSNLSEVQKVLQIVDNTVSRQKMDCKAEDISKLKGYHMKDPCSQPEEQGVASPNIPPVGLPVVSHNGATKSIIDYTLEKVNEAKACLQSLTTDSRRQISNIKKEKLRTLIDLVTDDKMMENHNISTPFSCQFCKESFPGPIPLHQHERYLCKMNEEIKAVLQPHENIVPNKAGVFVDNKALLLSSVLSEKGMTSPINPYKDHMSVLKAYYAMNMEPNSDELLKISIAVGLPQEFVKEWFEQRKVYQYSNSRSPSLERNSKPLAPNSNPPTKDSLLPRSPVKPMDSITSPSIAELHNSVTNCDPPLRLTKPSHFANIKPVEKLDHSRSNTPSPLNLSSTSSKNSHSSSYTPNSFSSEELQAEPLDLSLPKQMKEPKSIIATKNKTKVGSINLDHNSVSSSSENSDEPLNLTFIKKEFSNSNNLDNKSTNPVFGMNPFSAKPLYTALPPQSAFPPATFMPPVQTSIPGLRPYPGLDQMSFLPHMAYTYPTGAATFADMQQRRKYQRKQGFQGELLDGAQDYMSGLDDMTDSDSCLSRKKIKKTESGMYACDLCDKTFQKSSSLLRHKYEHTGKRPHQCQICKKAFKHKHHLIEHSRLHSGEKPYQCDKCGKRFSHSGSYSQHMNHRYSYCKREAEEREAAEREAREKGHLEPTELLMNRAYLQSITPQGYSDSEERESMPRDGESEKEHEKEGEDGYGKLGRQDGDEEFEEEEEESENKSMDTDPETIRDEEETGDHSMDDSSEDGKMETKSDHEEDNMEDGMNLK, from the exons TTAAGAATGCAAATTGCACATCAGACTTTGAGGAATACTTTGCcaaaagaaaactggaggaacGCGATGGCCATGCAGTCAGCATCGAAGAGTACCTTCAGCGCAGCGACACAGCCATTATTTACCCAGAAGCCCCCGAGGAGCTGTCTCGCCTTGGCACGCCAGAGGCCAATGGGCAGGAAGAAAATG ACCTGCCACCTGGAACTCCAGATGCTTTTGCCCAACTGCTGACCTGCCCCTACTGCGACCGGGGCTACAAGCGCTTGACATCGCTGAAGGAGCACATCAAGTACCGCCACGAGAAGAATGAGGAGAACTTTTCCTGCCCTCTTTGCAGCTACACGTTCGCCTACCGCACCCAGCTCGAGCGGCATATGGTGACGCACAAGCCAGGGACAGATCAG CACCAAATGCTGACCCAAGGAGCAGGTAATCGCAAGTTCAAATGCACAGAGTGTGGCAAGGCCTTCAAATATAAACACCACCTGAAAGAACACCTGCGAATTCACAGCG GTGAAAAACCATACGAGTGCCCCAACTGCAAGAAACGTTTCTCCCATTCTGGTTCCTACAGTTCACACATCAGCAGCAAGAAATGCATTGGTTTAATCTCTGTAAATGGCCGGATGAGAAATAATATCAAGACGGGCTCCTCCCCTaactctgtttcttcttctccgACTAATTCCGCCATTACCCAGTTAAGAAACAAATTGGAGAATGGAAAACCACTGAGTATGTCTGAACAAACAGGCTTgcttaaaattaaaacagaaccACTAGACTTCAATGACTATAAAGTTCTCATGGCCACACACGGGTTTAGTGGCACTAGTCCCTTCATGAATGGTGCACTTGGAGCCACCAGCCCTTTAGGAGTCCATTCATCTGCTCAGAGTCCAATGCAGCACTTAGGTGTAGGGATGGAAGCCCCCTTGCTCGGATTTCCCACCATGAATAGCAATTTAAGCGAGGTACAAAAGGTTCTACAGATTGTGGACAACACAGTTTCCAGGCAAAAAATGGACTGCAAGGCCGAAGACATTTCAAAGTTGAAAGGTTATCACATGAAGGATCCATGCTCTCAACCCGAGGAACAAGGAGTTGCTTCTCCTAATATTCCACCTGTGGGTCTTCCAGTAGTGAGTCATAACGGTGCCACTAAAAGTATTATTGACTACACGCTTGAAAAAGTCAATGAAGCCAAAGCTTGCCTCCAGAGCTTGACCACTGACTCGAGGAGACAGATCAGTAACATAAAGAAAGAGAAGCTGCGTACTTTAATAGATCTGGTCACCGATGACAAAATGATGGAGAACCACAACATATCCACTCCCTTCTCATGCCAGTTCTGCAAAGAAAGTTTTCCTGGCCCCATTCCTTTGCATCAGCATGAACGTTACCTTTGTAAGATGAATGAAGAGATCAAGGCAGTCCTGCAACCTCATGAAAACATAGTCCCCAACAAAGCCGGAGTTTTTGTTGATAATAAAGCCCTCCTCTTGTCATCTGTACTTTCTGAGAAAGGAATGACAAGCCCCATCAACCCATACAAGGACCACATGTCTGTACTTAAAGCATACTATGCTATGAACATGGAGCCCAACTCTGATGAACTGCTGAAAATTTCCATTGCTGTGGGCCTTCCTCAGGAATTTGTGAAGGAATGGTTTGAGCAACGAAAAGTCTACCAGTATTCAAATTCCAGGTCACcatcactggaaaggaactccaAGCCGTTAGCTCCCAACAGTAACCCTCCCACAAAAGACTCTTTGTTACCCAGGTCTCCCGTGAAACCCATGGACTCAATAACATCGCCGTCAATAGCGGAACTCCACAACAGTGTTACGAATTGTGATCCTCCTCTCAGGCTAACCAAACCTTCCCATTTCGCCAATATTAAACCAGTTGAAAAATTGGACCACTCTAGGAGTAACACTCCTTCTCCCTTAAATCTTTCCTCCACATCTTCTAAAAACTCCCACAGTAGTTCTTACACTCCAAACAGCTTCTCTTCCGAGGAGCTCCAGGCTGAGCCTTTGGACTTGTCATTaccaaaacaaatgaaagaaccCAAAAGTATTATAGccacaaagaacaaaacaaaagtagGCAGCATAAATTTAGACCATAACAGTGTTTCTTCATCATCTGAAAATTCAGATGAGCCTCTGAACTTGACTTTTATTAAGAAGGAGTTTTCAAATTCAAATAATCTGGACAACAAAAGCACTAACCCAGTGTTCGGCATGAACCCATTCAGTGCCAAACCTTTATACACAGCTCTTCCTCCACAAAGCGCATTTCCTCCCGCCACTTTCATGCCACCAGTCCAGACTAGTATCCCTGGGCTCCGACCATACCCAGGACTGGATCAGATGAGCTTCCTACCACATATGGCCTATACTTACCCAACTGGAGCAGCTACTTTTGCTGATATGCAGCAAAGGAGAAAGTACCAGCGGAAACAAGGATTTCAG GGAGAATTGCTTGATGGAGCACAAGACTACATGTCAGGCCTAGATGACATGACAGACTCCGACTCCTGTCTGTCTCGAAAGAAGATCAAGAAGACAGAGAGTGGCATGTATGCATGTGACTTATGTGACAAGACATTCCAGAAAAGCAGTTCCCTTCTGCGACATAAATACGAACACACAG GAAAAAGACCACATCAGTGTCAGATTTGTAAGAAAGCGTTTAAACACAAGCACCACCTTATCGAGCACTCGAGGCTTCACTCAGGCGAGAAGCCCTATCAGTGTGATAAATGTGGCAAGCGCTTCTCACACTCGGGCTCCTACTCGCAGCACATGAATCACAGGTATTCCTACTGCAAGCGGGAGGCGGAGGAGCGGGAAGCGGCCGAGCGCGAGGCGCGCGAGAAAGGGCACTTGGAACCCACCGAGCTGCTGATGAACCGGGCTTACTTGCAGAGCATTACTCCTCAGGGGTACTCTGACTCGGAGGAGCGGGAGAGTATGCCGAGGGATGGCGAGAGCGAGAAGGAGCACGAGAAGGAAGGCGAGGATGGCTATGGCAAGCTGGGGAGACAGGATGGCGACGAGGAGTtcgaggaggaagaggaagaaagtgagAATAAAAGTATGGATACGGATCCAGAAACGATACGAGATGAAGAAGAGACTGGAGATCACTCCATGGACGATAGTTCAGAGGATGGGAAAATGGAAACCAAATCAGACCACGAGGAAGACAATATGGAAGATGGCAT gaaCTTGAAGTGA
- the ZEB2 gene encoding zinc finger E-box-binding homeobox 2 isoform X6 — translation MKQPIMADGPRCKRRKQANPRRKNVVNYDNVVDTGSETDEEDKLQIAEEDGIANPLDQERSPASVPNHESSPHVSQALLPREEEEDEIREGGVEHTWHSSDILQASVDGPVKNANCTSDFEEYFAKRKLEERDGHAVSIEEYLQRSDTAIIYPEAPEELSRLGTPEANGQEENDLPPGTPDAFAQLLTCPYCDRGYKRLTSLKEHIKYRHEKNEENFSCPLCSYTFAYRTQLERHMVTHKPGTDQHQMLTQGAGNRKFKCTECGKAFKYKHHLKEHLRIHSGEKPYECPNCKKRFSHSGSYSSHISSKKCIGLISVNGRMRNNIKTGSSPNSVSSSPTNSAITQLRNKLENGKPLSMSEQTGLLKIKTEPLDFNDYKVLMATHGFSGTSPFMNGALGATSPLGVHSSAQSPMQHLGVGMEAPLLGFPTMNSNLSEVQKVLQIVDNTVSRQKMDCKAEDISKLKGYHMKDPCSQPEEQGVASPNIPPVGLPVVSHNGATKSIIDYTLEKVNEAKACLQSLTTDSRRQISNIKKEKLRTLIDLVTDDKMMENHNISTPFSCQFCKESFPGPIPLHQHERYLCKMNEEIKAVLQPHENIVPNKAGVFVDNKALLLSSVLSEKGMTSPINPYKDHMSVLKAYYAMNMEPNSDELLKISIAVGLPQEFVKEWFEQRKVYQYSNSRSPSLERNSKPLAPNSNPPTKDSLLPRSPVKPMDSITSPSIAELHNSVTNCDPPLRLTKPSHFANIKPVEKLDHSRSNTPSPLNLSSTSSKNSHSSSYTPNSFSSEELQAEPLDLSLPKQMKEPKSIIATKNKTKVGSINLDHNSVSSSSENSDEPLNLTFIKKEFSNSNNLDNKSTNPVFGMNPFSAKPLYTALPPQSAFPPATFMPPVQTSIPGLRPYPGLDQMSFLPHMAYTYPTGAATFADMQQRRKYQRKQGFQGELLDGAQDYMSGLDDMTDSDSCLSRKKIKKTESGMYACDLCDKTFQKSSSLLRHKYEHTGKRPHQCQICKKAFKHKHHLIEHSRLHSGEKPYQCDKCGKRFSHSGSYSQHMNHRYSYCKREAEEREAAEREAREKGHLEPTELLMNRAYLQSITPQGYSDSEERESMPRDGESEKEHEKEGEDGYGKLGRQDGDEEFEEEEEESENKSMDTDPETIRDEEETGDHSMDDSSEDGKMETKSDHEEDNMEDGM, via the exons TTAAGAATGCAAATTGCACATCAGACTTTGAGGAATACTTTGCcaaaagaaaactggaggaacGCGATGGCCATGCAGTCAGCATCGAAGAGTACCTTCAGCGCAGCGACACAGCCATTATTTACCCAGAAGCCCCCGAGGAGCTGTCTCGCCTTGGCACGCCAGAGGCCAATGGGCAGGAAGAAAATG ACCTGCCACCTGGAACTCCAGATGCTTTTGCCCAACTGCTGACCTGCCCCTACTGCGACCGGGGCTACAAGCGCTTGACATCGCTGAAGGAGCACATCAAGTACCGCCACGAGAAGAATGAGGAGAACTTTTCCTGCCCTCTTTGCAGCTACACGTTCGCCTACCGCACCCAGCTCGAGCGGCATATGGTGACGCACAAGCCAGGGACAGATCAG CACCAAATGCTGACCCAAGGAGCAGGTAATCGCAAGTTCAAATGCACAGAGTGTGGCAAGGCCTTCAAATATAAACACCACCTGAAAGAACACCTGCGAATTCACAGCG GTGAAAAACCATACGAGTGCCCCAACTGCAAGAAACGTTTCTCCCATTCTGGTTCCTACAGTTCACACATCAGCAGCAAGAAATGCATTGGTTTAATCTCTGTAAATGGCCGGATGAGAAATAATATCAAGACGGGCTCCTCCCCTaactctgtttcttcttctccgACTAATTCCGCCATTACCCAGTTAAGAAACAAATTGGAGAATGGAAAACCACTGAGTATGTCTGAACAAACAGGCTTgcttaaaattaaaacagaaccACTAGACTTCAATGACTATAAAGTTCTCATGGCCACACACGGGTTTAGTGGCACTAGTCCCTTCATGAATGGTGCACTTGGAGCCACCAGCCCTTTAGGAGTCCATTCATCTGCTCAGAGTCCAATGCAGCACTTAGGTGTAGGGATGGAAGCCCCCTTGCTCGGATTTCCCACCATGAATAGCAATTTAAGCGAGGTACAAAAGGTTCTACAGATTGTGGACAACACAGTTTCCAGGCAAAAAATGGACTGCAAGGCCGAAGACATTTCAAAGTTGAAAGGTTATCACATGAAGGATCCATGCTCTCAACCCGAGGAACAAGGAGTTGCTTCTCCTAATATTCCACCTGTGGGTCTTCCAGTAGTGAGTCATAACGGTGCCACTAAAAGTATTATTGACTACACGCTTGAAAAAGTCAATGAAGCCAAAGCTTGCCTCCAGAGCTTGACCACTGACTCGAGGAGACAGATCAGTAACATAAAGAAAGAGAAGCTGCGTACTTTAATAGATCTGGTCACCGATGACAAAATGATGGAGAACCACAACATATCCACTCCCTTCTCATGCCAGTTCTGCAAAGAAAGTTTTCCTGGCCCCATTCCTTTGCATCAGCATGAACGTTACCTTTGTAAGATGAATGAAGAGATCAAGGCAGTCCTGCAACCTCATGAAAACATAGTCCCCAACAAAGCCGGAGTTTTTGTTGATAATAAAGCCCTCCTCTTGTCATCTGTACTTTCTGAGAAAGGAATGACAAGCCCCATCAACCCATACAAGGACCACATGTCTGTACTTAAAGCATACTATGCTATGAACATGGAGCCCAACTCTGATGAACTGCTGAAAATTTCCATTGCTGTGGGCCTTCCTCAGGAATTTGTGAAGGAATGGTTTGAGCAACGAAAAGTCTACCAGTATTCAAATTCCAGGTCACcatcactggaaaggaactccaAGCCGTTAGCTCCCAACAGTAACCCTCCCACAAAAGACTCTTTGTTACCCAGGTCTCCCGTGAAACCCATGGACTCAATAACATCGCCGTCAATAGCGGAACTCCACAACAGTGTTACGAATTGTGATCCTCCTCTCAGGCTAACCAAACCTTCCCATTTCGCCAATATTAAACCAGTTGAAAAATTGGACCACTCTAGGAGTAACACTCCTTCTCCCTTAAATCTTTCCTCCACATCTTCTAAAAACTCCCACAGTAGTTCTTACACTCCAAACAGCTTCTCTTCCGAGGAGCTCCAGGCTGAGCCTTTGGACTTGTCATTaccaaaacaaatgaaagaaccCAAAAGTATTATAGccacaaagaacaaaacaaaagtagGCAGCATAAATTTAGACCATAACAGTGTTTCTTCATCATCTGAAAATTCAGATGAGCCTCTGAACTTGACTTTTATTAAGAAGGAGTTTTCAAATTCAAATAATCTGGACAACAAAAGCACTAACCCAGTGTTCGGCATGAACCCATTCAGTGCCAAACCTTTATACACAGCTCTTCCTCCACAAAGCGCATTTCCTCCCGCCACTTTCATGCCACCAGTCCAGACTAGTATCCCTGGGCTCCGACCATACCCAGGACTGGATCAGATGAGCTTCCTACCACATATGGCCTATACTTACCCAACTGGAGCAGCTACTTTTGCTGATATGCAGCAAAGGAGAAAGTACCAGCGGAAACAAGGATTTCAG GGAGAATTGCTTGATGGAGCACAAGACTACATGTCAGGCCTAGATGACATGACAGACTCCGACTCCTGTCTGTCTCGAAAGAAGATCAAGAAGACAGAGAGTGGCATGTATGCATGTGACTTATGTGACAAGACATTCCAGAAAAGCAGTTCCCTTCTGCGACATAAATACGAACACACAG GAAAAAGACCACATCAGTGTCAGATTTGTAAGAAAGCGTTTAAACACAAGCACCACCTTATCGAGCACTCGAGGCTTCACTCAGGCGAGAAGCCCTATCAGTGTGATAAATGTGGCAAGCGCTTCTCACACTCGGGCTCCTACTCGCAGCACATGAATCACAGGTATTCCTACTGCAAGCGGGAGGCGGAGGAGCGGGAAGCGGCCGAGCGCGAGGCGCGCGAGAAAGGGCACTTGGAACCCACCGAGCTGCTGATGAACCGGGCTTACTTGCAGAGCATTACTCCTCAGGGGTACTCTGACTCGGAGGAGCGGGAGAGTATGCCGAGGGATGGCGAGAGCGAGAAGGAGCACGAGAAGGAAGGCGAGGATGGCTATGGCAAGCTGGGGAGACAGGATGGCGACGAGGAGTtcgaggaggaagaggaagaaagtgagAATAAAAGTATGGATACGGATCCAGAAACGATACGAGATGAAGAAGAGACTGGAGATCACTCCATGGACGATAGTTCAGAGGATGGGAAAATGGAAACCAAATCAGACCACGAGGAAGACAATATGGAAGATGGCATGTAA